The sequence TGCATTCTCAAAACCATTTTTCTCTGTTAATGAAGCTATTACGGATAGTATCTTCCCTCTCTCGCTTCTTTTACATTTATCCAGGTATTTCTTCATATCTTCCGGCATAATGTTATAGATACCACTATATTTTAGTGCCCCAGGACGTTTGGCAAGCTGCCTCAGATAGGGAAGCCACTTCATGCTTTGCTGTTTATGATCTCCGTATAATCTTTTGTGCCGAACAATTTCGTTTTGATTTTCATCCATAGGTATCACATATAAAGATGTAATTTTGATTACAACACGGGTATTTGCGTATTTTGGTGAAACGGAATATTCATGTAATCCATTGTTTAAATAAAATCGCCCATATCCGTTTGTATGTACTATATGATATCCTGCTGTATCAAACTCTGTTGCAGGCAGCGGTAAAAAATTCTTTTTATCTTCTTCAAACAATTTACTGATAAAATCTGCTTTCCTGTAATGCTCCCTGTTTCCGTCTTCATTACATTTGACAAGTAATTCCTCGTTATATTTCCTTAATTCCTGAAATCTCGGAATGGGGACTAACATATTTCTCCTGTGGTATCCTACTTTTGATTCAACATTCCCCTTTTCATGCCCTGCCTCAGGATTACAGAATACAGTATCAAAACCGTAATGTTCCCGAAATCTCATGAATTTTTCAGTCAGGTTACGGCTTCCTTCTTTCAGTATTTTGGTTACAATCGTCTTCGTATTGTCAAACCATAACCGGGTTGGAACACCTCCTATATATTCGAATATTGCTTTCAATCCTTCCAACAAACATTCAATATTTTCTCCATAGAATAACTGAAGATATCCCTGATTACTGTATGGGAAAGATACATTCAGATATTTTCCGTCATGAAGTACGCCATTTTCATAAAACTGTGCATCCCCGAAATCAACCTGTGCTTCACCCGCAGGGTGCTCCAACGGCAAATATCCTTCTTTTTCGGTATGAAAAATTTCCTTTTTCTTTAATGTTACAAAAGCCGCTACTGTCCGGTAAGAACAGTCAAAACCTTCGATTTCTTCTTTCAGTCTGTTATAGACCCTGGTGGCTGTATGACGTTGTTTCTTTTTGCTTTCTTATCATTCTCCAGCCATTGGGTAATAATTGACTTGTAAGGATCAAGTTTAGAAAATTCCATATTTGTTTTAACTGCAGGAACAGGCTTGTTCCAATCATTTTTATTAATATACTCCCTTATTGTTTTTCTGTCATAACCGGTTTCACGGGATATTTGAGATATATTTTTCCCTTCCTCAAAGTAAAGTTTTCTGATATCATATATTTGTGCCATTGTTAGCATCTCCATTTCCTCCTTGCAATCTAATCAATTACAAGGATAATATATTGGTCAGATGTCTGCAATGGCATTTGCAATATTGGGGAAATTACCTCTGCAAAAGTGGGGAATTCTACTTTGCAATATTGGGTAATTTTATTTTACAGCAAACACACAGACCTCAATCTAAACAGCTCAGTATTTTTGATATATAAATAGACGTAAAAAAGATGGCATAAGGTGGCATAGGGACGTTTTGATTGCCATACAGGAAATATGGCAATCAAAACGTCCCTATGCCTTTATGCCTTTGGTGTTTATTTCTCAGATAGCTTCATTATTTCGTTCATCATAAATTTACTAAAAGATACTTTAACATCATCCTTTACATTAACTTGACTCATTACCCGATAATCGTTTAAAGCTTCTTTTATCAATAAATGATATTTATCATCAATATTTTTTAAGGCCCATTTCCCGCCCTGTTCCTTTGATAAAATTTTATTATCTTGCAAATAAGCCAATACTCTGCATAAATTTAATGTAATGTAGGTAGTATTTTTTAATA is a genomic window of Acidilutibacter cellobiosedens containing:
- a CDS encoding DUF4111 domain-containing protein, whose amino-acid sequence is MNFQYPTPYELHFSKDWLKTYLLSQMVMCGDELKKDKDLAAHFTVIRNCGIVLWGEPIQEVFGEVSRDFYIDSIKGDILNADEEILKNTTYITLNLCRVLAYLQDNKILSKEQGGKWALKNIDDKYHLLIKEALNDYRVMSQVNVKDDVKVSFSKFMMNEIMKLSEK